The Candidatus Bathyarchaeota archaeon DNA segment CATGGACTGAACTGACCACTGAAAAACCTTACGTGAAAAAATTGCACGCCACGGTTTTCGAAATCAATGGTAGCAATGTTCGTATAGCTTATCCAATCGAACTGTTTGAATTTGCTAACATGCCTAACATTCTCAGCGGCGTAGCCGGAAACGTGTTTGGCTTGGCTGCGTTGAAAAACCTCAGGTTAAGTGACGTGCATTTTCCATCAAAAATTATCAAGAGCTTTAAAGGTCCTAAATACGGTATTCACGGAGTTCGAGAGCTTTTAAGAATTAAAGACAGACCGTTAGTAGGTACGATAATCAAGCCAAAGCTTGGTTTAAGAACCAGAGACCACGCAGAAGTTGCTTATGAGGCATGGGTTGGTGGATGCGATATTGTGAAGGATGATGAAAACTTGGGCAGTCAACGATTCAATCCCTTCGAAGATCGTGTTATAGAAACCTTGGAAAGTAGAGACAGAGCTGAAGAAGAGACCGGTGAAAAGAAGGTTTACATGGCTAACGTGACCTCCGAGACGAATCAGATGATAAGGCGGGCGCAGTTCGTAGAAGACCATGATGGAAAATACATAATGATAGACATTCTGACTTGTGGTTTTGCCTCCTTACAGACACTGCGAAACCAAAACTTTAACCTCGTAATTCATGCTCACAGAGCTGGGCACGCAGCCTTCACGAAAAACCCTAGACACGGAGTTTCTATGCAAGTCATTGCCAAGGTATCCAGGATAATCGGGGTGGACCAGCTTCATGTAGGAACAGCTGTTGGAAAAATGTCTGAAACAAGGGAAGAAGTTTTGGAAAATTGTGATGCATTAAAAGGCGAAATGAATGGTCTGAAGCCTGTTTTACCGGTGGCTTCGGGAGGTCTTCACCCAAGCTTAGTTCCCGCCTTGATTGAGATTTTTGGAAAAGACTTCATAATCCAAGCAGGAGGAGGAATCCACGGGCACAAAAATGGCACTGTCGCAGGCGCTAAAGCAATGAGGCAGGCGGTCGACGCAAAGATGCAAGGAATACCTCTCAAGGAATATGCAAAAACTCGCAAAGAATTGAAAACAGCGTTGGAAAAGTGGAGTTGAAGAGAATGCACCGACTTGTTGACTTAACACTCTACATCCGTCAAGGCGGTATATGTACACTTGATATGTTTTGGAAATTGCTGATGTGTGTTCTTGCTGCTTGGTGCTTGGAAATGCTTTCAGCTTCCGCGTCATAATTAGTAGTGATGCGTGCGCGTGACATCCAGAGATAGACTTTCTGCAGGGCCGTATTTCGGGTAGTGTGTTTATGCACAACTACTCCAACCCTGCTCTGATAAGCGACTTGAAAACTCGGATATTCAGGGTATTGACAAATTTGAGGGTGCTAGGCCAAAGCCTTGGCTTTTTGCAATTGAAAGAACATCAAAGTCTGAGATTTTTAAGATGGCTGTTCCAGATTAATGAAGCGAAGTAACCAGCTACAGCACCACTGATAGTTCCCATAACTAATATCAAAACTTCTAATGGAAGACTTCTAGGTATCAATGCCATCAGCGCGCGCGTGCTGGGCAGATGAACAGTCACATAATAGCTTGCGAATCCGACAAGCGAAGTGCTCATAGTCATTGCAGTCACCACTTTGGTTGCTTTGACTTCACCATGTGCGACATCAATTCTGAAAAGTAAGAAAAATGCATCCACTAACAAACCATACAGAAGAGCAAAGAATAAGGTAAAGGGGGCAAAAGCCACATTCCACAAGGCTGTTAGCACACCACCAATCAATGAAACAAAAGTTGCGCCCTGTTTCTTTAATAGAAGGGTTCCAAGAGCAAGCATTAGAGCATGGATACCAATTAACATCTTATTTATCGGAGAAGGGAGTAAAGCCTTAGTAATGAATATTATAGCCCCAAAAAGAGTAGCGATAGCTATCCTCTTCGTCTGGTAGCTCAATTTCTCACCTGAATTAGCTTTTGTGTATCGGATACTTTGAAAAATGTCTGCTTTTAAATTTGGTGGAAACTGCGTTCGCGTCTGTGGCATTCAGGCATGGGCAATCCCGAAGCATAGCTAAGAAAGCGCAAAACACAATCTGAACATAAGCAGAATCACAGAACAAGCCCTATACACCATAATAACCTATCTCGAATCCCCCAAACAAAGCCGAAAGCTCTAAATTTCTTAATTCACGTTCTCTTCTGAGCAAGAGTGAGAGGGCCGGTAGATCAGTCTGGTATGATCGCCGCCTTCGCAAGGCGGAAGCCGCGGGTTCAAATCCCGCCCGGTCCACAACACCTTCTTTTGGAAAAGAAGCTGTACCAAGAAAACCTGGATTGCTGCCTTTTGAGTTTTTAGAGCCCTCTAGGCATTCAAATCAGGTGTATACAGGTATAGGCCGTCCATTAACCGTATCCCGTCGTCCGTCGTTGGTTGGTTGGTTGGGTTAAAATTTAATCCAAAACCCAAACTCTCTCTATCTAACTCTCTCTCCAAAAACAAAAAACACACACGCGCGCAGTGCCGTTAGACGGTTGGACTGAGTGTTGTCCAGTAATGACCCTGAGGAATAAGATAACCGTAGATTCCTGTGGTGAATTTGAGGTTCCTAGTCTGCATGGTTTTCCGGGCTTTAAACCGGATCATCCACCCTCTCTCTTGACCGCTTGAAAAGCGACCTGTATCTAGGTGGATACGCGGGTTGCCTTGATAATCAATCGCTCCAGGTGGAAATATGAAATCAATCTGATCAGGCTGTCCAACAAGACGAATCACTATATTTTCGTAAGTCAACTCAACATTGCTTGTGTTCTTGAATGATAACCATAGGTGATACTCCTCATCCTTCGTAACATTCCCTACAAGTTGGTTTGGCGATATAGATTCTACATGTATAGCCTTTCG contains these protein-coding regions:
- the rbcL gene encoding type III ribulose-bisphosphate carboxylase, whose amino-acid sequence is MWNAGGKSVKYLDFVDLSYIPREDDLICDFYVEPKGIDIRVAAGGVAAESSIGTWTELTTEKPYVKKLHATVFEINGSNVRIAYPIELFEFANMPNILSGVAGNVFGLAALKNLRLSDVHFPSKIIKSFKGPKYGIHGVRELLRIKDRPLVGTIIKPKLGLRTRDHAEVAYEAWVGGCDIVKDDENLGSQRFNPFEDRVIETLESRDRAEEETGEKKVYMANVTSETNQMIRRAQFVEDHDGKYIMIDILTCGFASLQTLRNQNFNLVIHAHRAGHAAFTKNPRHGVSMQVIAKVSRIIGVDQLHVGTAVGKMSETREEVLENCDALKGEMNGLKPVLPVASGGLHPSLVPALIEIFGKDFIIQAGGGIHGHKNGTVAGAKAMRQAVDAKMQGIPLKEYAKTRKELKTALEKWS
- a CDS encoding ECF transporter S component; the encoded protein is MSYQTKRIAIATLFGAIIFITKALLPSPINKMLIGIHALMLALGTLLLKKQGATFVSLIGGVLTALWNVAFAPFTLFFALLYGLLVDAFFLLFRIDVAHGEVKATKVVTAMTMSTSLVGFASYYVTVHLPSTRALMALIPRSLPLEVLILVMGTISGAVAGYFASLIWNSHLKNLRL